CAGTGACAACCTGATTGATTAGCACGACAGCGGGCTAACGCTGGGCTATCGCCTCGCGTACAGAGTCAACGTCGTACACGCAGCCGCCCCAGGTGCCGCCGCCGAGGGATTGGAGCATCGCCCATAGTCGGGTGTCGTCGGGCAGCCCTTCGGCTTCGGCGAGGTCGTCGCGCAGCGGCCGCTTCTCAAGCTGAGCGGTGCCCCAGTCGACACCCTTCACCTCGCCTGCCTCGCCGACGAGGTTCAGCGAGCCAGACGCGTCTGGCCCGTCGATAACGATCTCGATTAGGTCGCCGTCGTGCACTCTGCCGATCGGACCGCCGGAGAGCGCCTCGGGGCCGACATGGCCGATGCACACGCCGGTCGACACACCTGAGAACCGCGCGTCGGTCACTAGGGCGACGCTCTTGCCCCACTTCAGGTGCTTCAGAGCGGCGGTGAGCTGGTAGGTCTCCTCCATGCCGGTGCCAATCGGGCCGCAGCCGGCGAGGACGATCACGTCGCCCGGTTGGATCGGCCGATCGCCGCCCTTGATCGCCCGCATCGCCGACTTCTCGTCGGTGAAAACCTTGGCCGCGCCAACGCGGCTGAGCCTGCCGCCTTCGAACAGCGACGCGTCGATCGACGTCGCCTTCACCACCGATCCGTCGGGGGCCAGGTTGCCGGTGAGGAACGCCATCGTGCCGGCGAGCCCCGCGTCGCGTGCGCGGTCCGGCGGCATGATGACATCGTCTGGGTCGACGCCGTCGCGCTTTAGGAGATGCTCTCGCAGACGCTCGCGACGCTCGCACTTGCGCCAAGTATCGAGCACTGCGCCGAGTGGTTCGCCCAAGGCAGTCAGCACGCCCGTGTCGATTAACCCAAGCTCGCGGAGGTGCAGCATCACCTCGGGCACGCCGCCGGCGAGGAACACGCGCACCGTGGGGTGATCGACTGGGCCGTTTGGCAGGACACTCACCAGGCGCGGGGTGCTGCGGCTGGCACGGGCCCAGTCGTCGACAGTCGGCCGGCCGACGCCAACCGCGTGGGCTACCGCGGGCAGATGAAGCAGCAAGTTGGTCGACCCACCGAACGCCGCGTGAACAACCATTGCGTTGCGCACGGCACCTTCGGTGACAATGTCGCGGGCCTTGAGCCCGCGCCGCTTCTGCTCGACAACCGCCCGCGCGGAGCATCGCGCCAGCTCCACCCAGATCGGTTGGCCGCTCGGCGCAAGCGCCGAGTGCGGGAGCGATAAACCGAGCGCCTCACCGACCACCTGCGATGTGGCCGCGGTCCCGAGAAACTGGCAGCCGCCGCCGGGCGTTGCGCACGCCCGGCAGCCCATTTCGGCGGCTTCTTGAAGGGAGATCTTGCCGTGCGCGTAGCGGGCGCCGAGGCTCTGCACGCGGCCGGCGTCTTCGCCGCGCGTGGGCGGCAGAGTAACGCCGCCGGGGACGATCACCGCCGGCAGGTCGCGGATCCCGGCCAGGGCCATCATCATCGCGGGGTGTCCCTTGTCGCAGGTCGCCACGCCCAGCACACCGCTGCGGGTCGGCAGCGAGCGGACCAGTCGCCGGAGCACCACGGCGGCGTCGTTGCGGTACGGCAGGCTGTCGAACATCCCACGCGTGCCCTGAGTGCGCCCATCACACGGGTCGGTGCATGCGCCGGCAAACGGCACCGCACCTATCGCGCGGAACTCACGCGCCGCCGCCTCGACCAAGAGCCCAACTTCCCAGTGTCCAGTGTGGTAGCCCAACGCAATTGGCGCCCCGTCGGGCGCCCGTAGCCCACCGGCCGTGCTAAGGATCAGGTACTCGGGCTTGCCCAGATCTTTGGGGTCGTACCCCATCGCCGCGTCCTGCGTCCACCCGAATAGATCGCCGCTGGGCCGGTTCCGCAGCATGTCGTCCGTCAACGGCAAAGCGCCCGCCGGTCCCTCGGCCGTAGTTTGCACGTCGAGCAGCGAGGGGTCGGTGGCGAACCAGTTGGGCATGGGGATTCAATGGCAGAGGAGATAGACAGTAATCAGAAAGCAAGGCCTCTAGTATGCGCGGTTCAGGGTTGCCCGTGCAGTCTCACCGAGCGTCAAGTACGCGGAACGACTACAGCCCCTTATCGGCGATGCGTCGTCTGGTGGACTGTTTCGCCTATGTTCGGGCATGAACCTTCACTCCGTCATCGGCGCCACCGCGGCCATCAGCAGTGTCATAGCCATGCTGACGACGCCGAGGATAGCCAGCAGTGGCGTCCAGGTCTTCAGGGCCTGCAACTCGGTCAGGCCGCCCATCTTGGCGAATATCCAAAAGCCGCTGTCGTTCATCCACGATCCGACCAGTGAGCCCGAGCCGATGGCAGTCGCCAGGTAGACGGGGTGGTAGTGGAGCGTCGCGCCCTTGAGCATCGCTGCGACCATGCCCGCGGCGGTGATCATAGCCACGGTGCTCGAGCCCTGGGCGAACTTCATCAGCGACGCCACGCCGAACGCTAGCAGCAAGAGGCCCGCGCCGCTGAACGCAGCGCCGCCGAAGCAGTCCTGGATCGCGTCGCCAATCTGGGCCTCGCGGAGCATCCTGCCGAAGGCGCCGCCGGCGGCGGTGATCAGCACGATCACCCCGCCGGACATCAGCGCGTGCTCGACCGACGTGGCGAGGTGCGTAAGCGAGTGCCGCCGGTAGAGCCGCTGCGTCACCAACGCGGCGATCGCCGCAAGCAGCAGCGCGAGGTCCGGGTTGCCGAGCACGCTCATCGCCGACTGCACGGCGGTCTTGGCGACCTGCTCTCCCTCGACGGCGGGCGCCGGTGGGTTGATGATCGCGTTGGTGGTGATCAGGGTCACCGGCAGCAGGATCGGCGCGAGCGACCAGGCGATGCTCGGCAGTTGGTCGTCGGCGAGCACGGGGAAGACCTCGGCGTCGTCGTGGTCGATGTCGTCGGGCGGGTCGACGTTCATCGTCCGGTCACACATCCCGGCGAACGCCAGGGCGGCGAAAAGCGACGGCGCTGATACCGCCAGGCCGACCATCATCATCGTCGCCAGGTTTACGTCGAACGCGTTGGCCACGAACAGCGGCCCCGGCGTCGGCGGCACCAGCGCGTGGGCCGAGGCGCAAGCCGCCGCCGCGACCAGGTACTTCACGTAGTGCCCGCCGGTCCGCCGGCTCATCGACCGCACCAGTGGGATGAGCAGGTAGAAGACCGTGTCGAAGAACACCGGTATGGCCACCACGTAGCCGCTGGCGGCGATCGCCGTGGCGCCTCGATTCTCCCCGAGCACGTGAAGGAACACCCGCACCACACGGTCGGCGGCGCCGCTCTCGGCCATTGCCTTGCCGATGATCGCCGCCATCGCGATGACGACGCCCAGGCCCATCGCCCCGTCGCCGAACGCGGCCGCGACGCGCGGGACCTTGTCCCCCCATTCGCCCGGCGCCATTAGGCTCACCACCAGCGCCGCGGAGATCAGCGCTAGGAACGCGTGGACCCGGAGCACGACGATGCCGCCGATGACAAACGCCAAACCGATGGCCAAGACTAGAAACGGGTACCATTGGTCCATCGCGTCGCCCTGAGTTGGAGAAGAGGTTCGCTGGAGTCTACTCTCTCCGTTACGCGCGATACAACTCACGGATGAATGACTCCGCGCCCGATGGTTTGCCTGCGGGCTCCATTCAGGTCACAATGCGTTGCAGTTCTCATCGGCACTAGGTCATCACTGTCCCCGGAGGCGCCACACACAATGCTGCTATACCGAACCTCCTCCGGCCCCGTGCTGCGGTCGGACGACTCGCTGTTCTCGCTGAGTGAAGACTGGCAGACGCTCGTCAACGACCCAAGACTGGCCGACACGCTGAAGCGACTAAGAGACTCGGCGTCGGTCGCCGCCGAGGAAGCCGTCGCCGAACCCCTCGCGCCGCTGTGCGACTCGCAGGAGCTGTGGGCGTCGGGTGTCACGTACTTCCGCAGCCGCACGGCTCGGATGGAGGAGTCCAAGGAAGCCGGCGGAGGCGACTTCTACGATCGTGTTTACCACGCCGAGCGGCCGGAAATTTTCTTCAAGGCGACCCCCCACCGCGTTGTCGGGCACGGCCAGGCGATGACGCTCCGACAGGACTCCCAGTGGATCGTCCCCGAGCCGGAGCTGGTGCTCGTGTGCGCGAGCGACGCGACGATTGTCGGCTACACGGTTGGCAACGACCTCTCCTGCCGCGACCTCGAGGGCGAGAACCCGCTCTACCTCCCGCAAGCGAAGACGTTTGACCGCTGCGCGTCGCTCGGGCCGGCGATCCTAATTCCCGAGAACGGACCGATCGACCCCGAGTCTCGCGTGCTGCTTACGATCCACCGCGGCGGCGAAGCCGTTTTTGAGGGCGAGACGACGCTCTCGCAGATGAAGCGCGGGCACGCGGAGCTTGTCGATTTCCTCTTCCGCCACAACGCCCACCCGCACGGCGTGCTGCTGATGACCGGCACCGGCACTGTCCCGCCGGAAGGCTTCAGCCTGACCAGTGGCGACGTCGTCGATATAACCATCGACGGCATCGGCACCATCAGCAACCCGATGGAGTAGAAATACGACAGCAGGAAGATACACGGTAAGCGGCCGAGTCTCTCAGTGACTATTCGGTGCCCCGGAAGGGAATCGCAGTCACACGGCAACGAATCGAACTATGTCCGCAGTCACGGGCCAACACTTCATCGCCGGTAGGCGCCCCTTTCTCAGAGCTTGGAGCCGATCTCTAACCGACGCAGGAGCTGTTGATTCCTCTGGGAAAACAATTGGTTTTCTGCAAGTTTAGTCGATTTAAAGCATCTGAAACTGTATCGGGGCATGCCAGTCACTGGGGTGACAGCGACATTGAATCGGTATGAGCGGTACGGTCTTCCAACGCCAGCGACTGTGACGCACGGGAATCGTATGGCGTACCTGCCTGAGGCCGCACTCACTGCAAGGCTACTCTCGCACAGTGTCACCTGCTCCATGAGCTACGAATTGCTAGACTCCGCTGTGACGGAGTCACCTTGCCGCTGCTTTGTGCCCCGTGCAGAACAATTGTGTTCTACTCGGTGGGTACGGTGATCGTCAGGCAGAGGGCTTCTTCTCCAGCAGGGACTTGAATTGTCTTCTCAACGGTCTTAGCCGTCTCTCGTCGAATACGCACAGTGTACTCGCCGTGGAAGCCGCGGAAGCTGAGTTCGCCGTTGGCGTCGGTCTGCCCGGATATTTTGGTGGACCACTCCGCCATCAATGATTCATAGCGTTCACCGGTCGCGTTGAGGCTCCAGTCGTCTTGGGCGATGCCCGCGTTGGG
This is a stretch of genomic DNA from Posidoniimonas polymericola. It encodes these proteins:
- a CDS encoding YjhG/YagF family D-xylonate dehydratase, translated to MPNWFATDPSLLDVQTTAEGPAGALPLTDDMLRNRPSGDLFGWTQDAAMGYDPKDLGKPEYLILSTAGGLRAPDGAPIALGYHTGHWEVGLLVEAAAREFRAIGAVPFAGACTDPCDGRTQGTRGMFDSLPYRNDAAVVLRRLVRSLPTRSGVLGVATCDKGHPAMMMALAGIRDLPAVIVPGGVTLPPTRGEDAGRVQSLGARYAHGKISLQEAAEMGCRACATPGGGCQFLGTAATSQVVGEALGLSLPHSALAPSGQPIWVELARCSARAVVEQKRRGLKARDIVTEGAVRNAMVVHAAFGGSTNLLLHLPAVAHAVGVGRPTVDDWARASRSTPRLVSVLPNGPVDHPTVRVFLAGGVPEVMLHLRELGLIDTGVLTALGEPLGAVLDTWRKCERRERLREHLLKRDGVDPDDVIMPPDRARDAGLAGTMAFLTGNLAPDGSVVKATSIDASLFEGGRLSRVGAAKVFTDEKSAMRAIKGGDRPIQPGDVIVLAGCGPIGTGMEETYQLTAALKHLKWGKSVALVTDARFSGVSTGVCIGHVGPEALSGGPIGRVHDGDLIEIVIDGPDASGSLNLVGEAGEVKGVDWGTAQLEKRPLRDDLAEAEGLPDDTRLWAMLQSLGGGTWGGCVYDVDSVREAIAQR
- a CDS encoding GntP family permease; amino-acid sequence: MDQWYPFLVLAIGLAFVIGGIVVLRVHAFLALISAALVVSLMAPGEWGDKVPRVAAAFGDGAMGLGVVIAMAAIIGKAMAESGAADRVVRVFLHVLGENRGATAIAASGYVVAIPVFFDTVFYLLIPLVRSMSRRTGGHYVKYLVAAAACASAHALVPPTPGPLFVANAFDVNLATMMMVGLAVSAPSLFAALAFAGMCDRTMNVDPPDDIDHDDAEVFPVLADDQLPSIAWSLAPILLPVTLITTNAIINPPAPAVEGEQVAKTAVQSAMSVLGNPDLALLLAAIAALVTQRLYRRHSLTHLATSVEHALMSGGVIVLITAAGGAFGRMLREAQIGDAIQDCFGGAAFSGAGLLLLAFGVASLMKFAQGSSTVAMITAAGMVAAMLKGATLHYHPVYLATAIGSGSLVGSWMNDSGFWIFAKMGGLTELQALKTWTPLLAILGVVSMAMTLLMAAVAPMTE
- a CDS encoding fumarylacetoacetate hydrolase family protein, which codes for MLLYRTSSGPVLRSDDSLFSLSEDWQTLVNDPRLADTLKRLRDSASVAAEEAVAEPLAPLCDSQELWASGVTYFRSRTARMEESKEAGGGDFYDRVYHAERPEIFFKATPHRVVGHGQAMTLRQDSQWIVPEPELVLVCASDATIVGYTVGNDLSCRDLEGENPLYLPQAKTFDRCASLGPAILIPENGPIDPESRVLLTIHRGGEAVFEGETTLSQMKRGHAELVDFLFRHNAHPHGVLLMTGTGTVPPEGFSLTSGDVVDITIDGIGTISNPME